A section of the Phaseolus vulgaris cultivar G19833 chromosome 8, P. vulgaris v2.0, whole genome shotgun sequence genome encodes:
- the LOC137826736 gene encoding large ribosomal subunit protein uL22c-like, which produces MLAKDALMQLELTIKGAAKTVYQVIHSARANASHNHGLDPERLIVAEAFVGKGYFKKRLAFHAKGRSRLIMRPECRLTVVVRDNSGRKG; this is translated from the exons ATGCTTGCTAAAGATGCATTGATGCAGTTGGAATTGACGATAAAAGGAGCAGCAAAAACTGTTTATCAG GTCATCCATTCAGCCCGAGCAAATGCCTCACACAATCACGGGTTAGATCCAGAACGTCTCATAGTAG CGGAAGCATTTGTAGGAAAGGGATATTTCAAAAAGAGACTTGCCTTCCATGCCAAAGGAAGATCAAGGCTCATAATGAGACCAGAATGCAGGCTAACAGTTGTAGTGAGAGATAACTCCGGAAGAAAAGGCTGA
- the LOC137826737 gene encoding vacuolar protein 8-like isoform X2: protein MRRKKGKHTARKDFYFSQTTDKANHQFCAYRTKTMVEDGDAVDARSTEEWLLHAQELVPVVLEKAREVKGFAGRWKMIIAKLEQIPSRLSDLSSHPCFSKNALCKEQLQAVSKTLGEAIELAELCMKEKYEGKLRMQSDLDALTGKLDLNLRDCGLLIKTGVLGEATLPLAVSSSVAESDVAAHNIRELLARLQIGHLEAKHQALDSVVEAMKEDEKSVLAALGRSNIAALVQLLTATSPRIREKTVTVICSLAESGSCENWLVSEGVLPPLIRLVESGSAVGKEKATISLQRLSMSAETAREIVGHGGVPPLVELCQIGDSVSQAAAACTLKNISAVPEVRQTLSEEGIVRIMINLLNCGILLGSKEHAAECLQNLTASNENLRRSVISEGGVRSLLAYLDGPLPQESAVGALRNLVGSVPEESLVSLGLVPRLVHVLKSGSLGAQQAAVAAICRVCSSTDMKKMVGEAGCIPLLVKMLEAKSNSAREVAAQAIASLIVVSQNTREVKKDDKSVPNLVQLLDPSPQNTAKKYAVTCLGSLSSSKKCKKLMISYGAIGYLKKLTEMDIPGAKKLHERLERGKLRSLFSKK, encoded by the exons ATGAGGAGAAAGAAGGGAAAACACACAGCTAGGAAAGACTTCTACTTTTCTCAAACCACTGATAAGG CTAATCATCAGTTCTGCGCCTACCGAACCAAAACCATGGTGGAAGATGGTGATGCAGTTGATGCACGGTCCACAGAAGAGTGGTTGTTGCATGCACAGGAACTTGTTCCCGTTGTTCTTGAGAAGGCAAGAGAGGTTAAGGGATTTGCTGGTAGATGGAAGATGATCATTGCAAAATTGGAACAGATCCCCTCAAGATTATCAGATTTGTCAAGCCATCCGTGCTTCTCAAAAAATGCTCTGTGCAAGGAGCAGTTGCAGGCTGTGTCGAAGACACTGGGGGAAGCGATTGAATTAGCTGAGTTGTGTATGAAGGAGAAGTATGAGGGTAAGCTTCGGATGCAGAGTGATCTAGATGCATTGACTGGGAAGCTTGATTTGAATTTGCGGGATTGTGGGCTTTTGATCAAAACTGGTGTGCTGGGTGAGGCTACTTTACCATTGGCTGTGTCTAGTTCTGTGGCAGAATCAGATGTTGCAGCACACAACATAAGGGAATTGCTGGCGCGCCTTCAGATTGGCCACTTGGAAGCGAAGCACCAAGCTCTAGACAGCGTTGTTGAGGCCATGAAGGAAGATGAGAAGAGTGTTTTAGCTGCTCTTGGTCGGAGCAACATTGCTGCTTTGGTTCAATTGCTTACAGCTACCTCTCCCAGAATAAGAGAGAAAACAGTTACTGTTATATGCTCGCTTGCGGAATCTGGTAGTTGCGAAAATTGGCTAGTTTCCGAGGGAGTTCTGCCACCTCTTATAAGGCTTGTTGAATCTGGCAGTGCAGTGGGGAAGGAGAAGGCCACAATATCCCTTCAGAGGTTGTCTATGTCAGCTGAAACAGCTCGTGAAATTGTGGGGCATGGTGGGGTTCCTCCATTGGTTGAACTTTGTCAAATTGGTGACTCTGTGTCACAGGCTGCAGCTGCTTGTACTCTGAAGAACATATCAGCTGTGCCTGAGGTGAGACAAACTTTGTCTGAAGAAGGGATTGTGAGGATCATGATCAATCTGCTTAACTGTGGAATTCTATTAGGTTCCAAAGAGCATGCTGCAGAATGTTTGCAGAATCTCACTGCAAGCAATGAGAATCTAAGGAGGAGTGTCATATCAGAAGGTGGAGTCAGGAGTCTTCTGGCTTATCTTGATGGTCCACTTCCTCAAGAATCCGCTGTTGGAGCATTGAGAAATTTGGTCGGATCGGTCCCAGAGGAATCCTTGGTCTCTCTTGGTTTGGTCCCCCGATTGGTTCATGTGTTGAAGTCCGGATCCTTAGGTGCTCAGCAAGCCGCCGTAGCCGCAATATGCCGAGTTTGCAGCTCCACAGACATGAAGAAAATGGTTGGTGAAGCTGGTTGCATCCCTCTCCTTGTGAAAATGCTTGAGGCCAAGTCAAACAGTGCTAGAGAGGTTGCTGCTCAAGCAATCGCAAGCCTGATTGTTGTGTCTCAGAATACGAGAGAAGTTAAGAAGGATGATAAAAGTGTGCCAAACTTGGTTCAGTTGCTTGATCCAAGTCCTCAGAACACTGCAAAAAAATATGCAGTCACTTGCCTTGGATCACTTTCTTCAAGTAAGAAATGTAAGAAGCTAATGATCTCGTATGGGGCAATTGGGTATCTGAAGAAACTTACTGAGATGGACATTCCAGGAGCTAAAAAGCTACACGAACGGTTGGAAAGAGGAAAATTAAGAAGTTTGTTTAGCAAGAAATAG
- the LOC137826737 gene encoding vacuolar protein 8-like isoform X1 — protein MFWYFSFVGRVMLSVNKLCVCSYEILEVVGANHQFCAYRTKTMVEDGDAVDARSTEEWLLHAQELVPVVLEKAREVKGFAGRWKMIIAKLEQIPSRLSDLSSHPCFSKNALCKEQLQAVSKTLGEAIELAELCMKEKYEGKLRMQSDLDALTGKLDLNLRDCGLLIKTGVLGEATLPLAVSSSVAESDVAAHNIRELLARLQIGHLEAKHQALDSVVEAMKEDEKSVLAALGRSNIAALVQLLTATSPRIREKTVTVICSLAESGSCENWLVSEGVLPPLIRLVESGSAVGKEKATISLQRLSMSAETAREIVGHGGVPPLVELCQIGDSVSQAAAACTLKNISAVPEVRQTLSEEGIVRIMINLLNCGILLGSKEHAAECLQNLTASNENLRRSVISEGGVRSLLAYLDGPLPQESAVGALRNLVGSVPEESLVSLGLVPRLVHVLKSGSLGAQQAAVAAICRVCSSTDMKKMVGEAGCIPLLVKMLEAKSNSAREVAAQAIASLIVVSQNTREVKKDDKSVPNLVQLLDPSPQNTAKKYAVTCLGSLSSSKKCKKLMISYGAIGYLKKLTEMDIPGAKKLHERLERGKLRSLFSKK, from the exons ATGTTTTGGTACTTCAGTTTTGTTGGTCGAGTCATGCTTTCAGTAAACAAGCTTTGTGTGTGCTCATATGAGATTCTCGAAGTTGTTGGGG CTAATCATCAGTTCTGCGCCTACCGAACCAAAACCATGGTGGAAGATGGTGATGCAGTTGATGCACGGTCCACAGAAGAGTGGTTGTTGCATGCACAGGAACTTGTTCCCGTTGTTCTTGAGAAGGCAAGAGAGGTTAAGGGATTTGCTGGTAGATGGAAGATGATCATTGCAAAATTGGAACAGATCCCCTCAAGATTATCAGATTTGTCAAGCCATCCGTGCTTCTCAAAAAATGCTCTGTGCAAGGAGCAGTTGCAGGCTGTGTCGAAGACACTGGGGGAAGCGATTGAATTAGCTGAGTTGTGTATGAAGGAGAAGTATGAGGGTAAGCTTCGGATGCAGAGTGATCTAGATGCATTGACTGGGAAGCTTGATTTGAATTTGCGGGATTGTGGGCTTTTGATCAAAACTGGTGTGCTGGGTGAGGCTACTTTACCATTGGCTGTGTCTAGTTCTGTGGCAGAATCAGATGTTGCAGCACACAACATAAGGGAATTGCTGGCGCGCCTTCAGATTGGCCACTTGGAAGCGAAGCACCAAGCTCTAGACAGCGTTGTTGAGGCCATGAAGGAAGATGAGAAGAGTGTTTTAGCTGCTCTTGGTCGGAGCAACATTGCTGCTTTGGTTCAATTGCTTACAGCTACCTCTCCCAGAATAAGAGAGAAAACAGTTACTGTTATATGCTCGCTTGCGGAATCTGGTAGTTGCGAAAATTGGCTAGTTTCCGAGGGAGTTCTGCCACCTCTTATAAGGCTTGTTGAATCTGGCAGTGCAGTGGGGAAGGAGAAGGCCACAATATCCCTTCAGAGGTTGTCTATGTCAGCTGAAACAGCTCGTGAAATTGTGGGGCATGGTGGGGTTCCTCCATTGGTTGAACTTTGTCAAATTGGTGACTCTGTGTCACAGGCTGCAGCTGCTTGTACTCTGAAGAACATATCAGCTGTGCCTGAGGTGAGACAAACTTTGTCTGAAGAAGGGATTGTGAGGATCATGATCAATCTGCTTAACTGTGGAATTCTATTAGGTTCCAAAGAGCATGCTGCAGAATGTTTGCAGAATCTCACTGCAAGCAATGAGAATCTAAGGAGGAGTGTCATATCAGAAGGTGGAGTCAGGAGTCTTCTGGCTTATCTTGATGGTCCACTTCCTCAAGAATCCGCTGTTGGAGCATTGAGAAATTTGGTCGGATCGGTCCCAGAGGAATCCTTGGTCTCTCTTGGTTTGGTCCCCCGATTGGTTCATGTGTTGAAGTCCGGATCCTTAGGTGCTCAGCAAGCCGCCGTAGCCGCAATATGCCGAGTTTGCAGCTCCACAGACATGAAGAAAATGGTTGGTGAAGCTGGTTGCATCCCTCTCCTTGTGAAAATGCTTGAGGCCAAGTCAAACAGTGCTAGAGAGGTTGCTGCTCAAGCAATCGCAAGCCTGATTGTTGTGTCTCAGAATACGAGAGAAGTTAAGAAGGATGATAAAAGTGTGCCAAACTTGGTTCAGTTGCTTGATCCAAGTCCTCAGAACACTGCAAAAAAATATGCAGTCACTTGCCTTGGATCACTTTCTTCAAGTAAGAAATGTAAGAAGCTAATGATCTCGTATGGGGCAATTGGGTATCTGAAGAAACTTACTGAGATGGACATTCCAGGAGCTAAAAAGCTACACGAACGGTTGGAAAGAGGAAAATTAAGAAGTTTGTTTAGCAAGAAATAG
- the LOC137826737 gene encoding U-box domain-containing protein 4-like isoform X3: MVEDGDAVDARSTEEWLLHAQELVPVVLEKAREVKGFAGRWKMIIAKLEQIPSRLSDLSSHPCFSKNALCKEQLQAVSKTLGEAIELAELCMKEKYEGKLRMQSDLDALTGKLDLNLRDCGLLIKTGVLGEATLPLAVSSSVAESDVAAHNIRELLARLQIGHLEAKHQALDSVVEAMKEDEKSVLAALGRSNIAALVQLLTATSPRIREKTVTVICSLAESGSCENWLVSEGVLPPLIRLVESGSAVGKEKATISLQRLSMSAETAREIVGHGGVPPLVELCQIGDSVSQAAAACTLKNISAVPEVRQTLSEEGIVRIMINLLNCGILLGSKEHAAECLQNLTASNENLRRSVISEGGVRSLLAYLDGPLPQESAVGALRNLVGSVPEESLVSLGLVPRLVHVLKSGSLGAQQAAVAAICRVCSSTDMKKMVGEAGCIPLLVKMLEAKSNSAREVAAQAIASLIVVSQNTREVKKDDKSVPNLVQLLDPSPQNTAKKYAVTCLGSLSSSKKCKKLMISYGAIGYLKKLTEMDIPGAKKLHERLERGKLRSLFSKK; encoded by the coding sequence ATGGTGGAAGATGGTGATGCAGTTGATGCACGGTCCACAGAAGAGTGGTTGTTGCATGCACAGGAACTTGTTCCCGTTGTTCTTGAGAAGGCAAGAGAGGTTAAGGGATTTGCTGGTAGATGGAAGATGATCATTGCAAAATTGGAACAGATCCCCTCAAGATTATCAGATTTGTCAAGCCATCCGTGCTTCTCAAAAAATGCTCTGTGCAAGGAGCAGTTGCAGGCTGTGTCGAAGACACTGGGGGAAGCGATTGAATTAGCTGAGTTGTGTATGAAGGAGAAGTATGAGGGTAAGCTTCGGATGCAGAGTGATCTAGATGCATTGACTGGGAAGCTTGATTTGAATTTGCGGGATTGTGGGCTTTTGATCAAAACTGGTGTGCTGGGTGAGGCTACTTTACCATTGGCTGTGTCTAGTTCTGTGGCAGAATCAGATGTTGCAGCACACAACATAAGGGAATTGCTGGCGCGCCTTCAGATTGGCCACTTGGAAGCGAAGCACCAAGCTCTAGACAGCGTTGTTGAGGCCATGAAGGAAGATGAGAAGAGTGTTTTAGCTGCTCTTGGTCGGAGCAACATTGCTGCTTTGGTTCAATTGCTTACAGCTACCTCTCCCAGAATAAGAGAGAAAACAGTTACTGTTATATGCTCGCTTGCGGAATCTGGTAGTTGCGAAAATTGGCTAGTTTCCGAGGGAGTTCTGCCACCTCTTATAAGGCTTGTTGAATCTGGCAGTGCAGTGGGGAAGGAGAAGGCCACAATATCCCTTCAGAGGTTGTCTATGTCAGCTGAAACAGCTCGTGAAATTGTGGGGCATGGTGGGGTTCCTCCATTGGTTGAACTTTGTCAAATTGGTGACTCTGTGTCACAGGCTGCAGCTGCTTGTACTCTGAAGAACATATCAGCTGTGCCTGAGGTGAGACAAACTTTGTCTGAAGAAGGGATTGTGAGGATCATGATCAATCTGCTTAACTGTGGAATTCTATTAGGTTCCAAAGAGCATGCTGCAGAATGTTTGCAGAATCTCACTGCAAGCAATGAGAATCTAAGGAGGAGTGTCATATCAGAAGGTGGAGTCAGGAGTCTTCTGGCTTATCTTGATGGTCCACTTCCTCAAGAATCCGCTGTTGGAGCATTGAGAAATTTGGTCGGATCGGTCCCAGAGGAATCCTTGGTCTCTCTTGGTTTGGTCCCCCGATTGGTTCATGTGTTGAAGTCCGGATCCTTAGGTGCTCAGCAAGCCGCCGTAGCCGCAATATGCCGAGTTTGCAGCTCCACAGACATGAAGAAAATGGTTGGTGAAGCTGGTTGCATCCCTCTCCTTGTGAAAATGCTTGAGGCCAAGTCAAACAGTGCTAGAGAGGTTGCTGCTCAAGCAATCGCAAGCCTGATTGTTGTGTCTCAGAATACGAGAGAAGTTAAGAAGGATGATAAAAGTGTGCCAAACTTGGTTCAGTTGCTTGATCCAAGTCCTCAGAACACTGCAAAAAAATATGCAGTCACTTGCCTTGGATCACTTTCTTCAAGTAAGAAATGTAAGAAGCTAATGATCTCGTATGGGGCAATTGGGTATCTGAAGAAACTTACTGAGATGGACATTCCAGGAGCTAAAAAGCTACACGAACGGTTGGAAAGAGGAAAATTAAGAAGTTTGTTTAGCAAGAAATAG